In the Henningerozyma blattae CBS 6284 chromosome 8, complete genome genome, one interval contains:
- the ARV1 gene encoding sterol homeostasis protein ARV1 (similar to Saccharomyces cerevisiae ARV1 (YLR242C); ancestral locus Anc_8.399): MLCIQCAKPADSLYVEYSHGHIKLTDCAFCQQTVDKYVEFDGVLIFIDLLLLKPECYRHLVYNSFGINDNRIKKDWLGNIFHWDYLTRLWALLVAFEIYLAWAAIEQEQSQTYIQLPMTAAQYILHNLGPVQQYLFFAFQCTLDVLLLEFLTYWLINIFVNQVSFQIISRTILLAHGARLFPVLMLIWPYDSSLSVSAVQWAAGLYVVEAIRIVTNNSPLKIGLICAVVTIVKWVIVRYTMALFVTNFNWYQSVTFLVNEYRCLYIVLLYHLT, from the coding sequence ATGCTCTGTATTCAATGTGCGAAGCCAGCTGATTCACTTTACGTGGAATATTCACATGGGCATATTAAGCTAACCGATTGTGCCTTCTGCCAGCAGACAGTTGACAAGTATGTAGAATTTGATGGTGttcttatatttattgatttacTACTGTTAAAACCAGAGTGTTATCGTCATTTGGTATACAACTCATTTGGTATAAATGATAATCGAATAAAGAAAGATTGGTTAGGAAATATCTTTCACTGGGATTACCTAACAAGACTGTGGGCTCTATTAGTTGCTTTCGAAATATATTTAGCGTGGGCTGCCATAGAGCAGGAGCAATCACAAACTTACATACAGTTGCCAATGACCGCTGCACAATATATATTGCATAACTTAGGCCCAGTTCAACAGTATTTGTTCTTTGCCTTTCAATGTACTTTAGATGTGTTACTATTAGAATTCTTAACATATTGGTTGATAAACATATTTGTAAACCAGGTGtcatttcaaattatatcaCGCACCATATTATTAGCACATGGAGCACGTTTATTTCCGGTTTTGATGTTAATCTGGCCTTATGATTCTTCACTATCAGTCTCTGCCGTTCAATGGGCTGCTGGGTTATATGTTGTGGAAGCAATCCGTATTGttacaaataattcacCTTTGAAAATTGGCCTGATCTGCGCTGTAGTTACAATAGTTAAATGGGTAATTGTTAGATATACCATGGCATTGTTTGTCACTAACTTCAATTGGTATCAATCCGTTACATTTTTAGTGAACGAATATCGTTGTCTATATATAGTTTTGTTATATCATTTAACATAG
- the NUP42 gene encoding FG-nucleoporin NUP42 (similar to Saccharomyces cerevisiae NUP42 (YDR192C); ancestral locus Anc_8.398): protein MFGQTGFGVGSSSSKPFGTAFSSGQNNANPFTSNPSSTGTSAFGKPNFSSGNSMVNPFTSNTSNNQGINATNAFGKSAFSAGPNSFGMSNTSNSTAFGSTNNSNTFNNKGINSSSTFAANGSFGNQGFGSGTGVSPFSSVQTSGGSNNNTQSAFGKPNFGNSGNQSAFGSANATSTFGSSNTASAFGSSNATATFGASQQTNSNNTQSTFGSTNSSNGFGKINSTFGSSNGNNNSMFGNSNNNNNNNSISAFGKPQFGSSGNQSAFSSPFNNIQNNNNSNSNSFTNNSLTNNTTGSAFGSNLSTGKNNFGDNPSPFGTSNNATTSAFGTSSNQSAASPFDTLNKQTTSAFGSSSVTNNNFNNLSTNSQTTSSDSPFSNTLANTTKSAFGASTSPFSNTQSNNQISAFGSNQINNSGSSFGSQNVASASQSNNVSSSFGGVQPSPFTAAEPTMTNFGAATFGSKQVEQQSTVGNALGFGNMSLANVGASTFYQGVPPKIDEQTDSNDIPREIIDIFKSEKFNLGFVPDIPPSTALLA, encoded by the coding sequence ATGTTTGGACAGACAGGGTTTGGGGTAGGTTCCTCAAGTAGTAAACCATTTGGCACTGCCTTCTCATCTGGCCAAAATAATGCTAACCCATTCACAAGCAATCCTTCTTCTACAGGTACAAGCGCATTTGGTAAGCCAAATTTTAGTTCAGGAAATTCTATGGTAAATCCATTCACCTCCaatacttcaaataatcaagGTATAAATGCAACTAATGCTTTTGGAAAATCCGCATTTTCTGCAGGACCAAATTCATTTGGTATGAGCAATACCTCAAATTCAACTGCATTTGGCAgtacaaataattcaaataccTTCAACAATAAAGGAATTAACAGTTCATCAACATTTGCAGCAAATGGAAGTTTTGGCAACCAAGGATTTGGTTCAGGAACTGGCGTGAGCCCCTTCTCCTCTGTGCAAACTTCGGGAGGATCAAATAACAATACACAATCAGCATTTGGGAAACCAAATTTTGGGAATTCCGGCAATCAATCTGCCTTTGGATCTGCTAATGCTACGTCCACCTTTGGATCCTCTAATACTGCCTCTGCTTTTGGGTCCTCTAATGCAACAGCCACATTTGGAGCCTCACAACAAAcaaatagcaataatacTCAATCTACATTTGGCAGCACGAACAGCTCAAATggatttggaaaaataaattctaCGTTTGGAAGTtctaatggtaataataattcgaTGTTCGGAAAttctaataacaataacaataataatagcattTCTGCATTTGGGAAACCACAGTTTGGATCATCCGGTAACCAATCAGCTTTTAGCTCtccttttaataatatacaaaataataataactctaattctaatagctttacaaataattccttaacaaataataccACAGGTAGTGCATTTGGAAGTAATCTCTCTACGGGGAAGAATAATTTTGGTGATAATCCTTCTCCTTTTGGAACTTCCAACAATGCCACTACATCAGCATTTGGTACTTCTTCTAACCAATCGGCAGCTTCACCATTTGACACTTTAAATAAACAAACTACTTCAGCTTTTGGAAGCTCATCAGTTACAAacaacaattttaataatctaTCCACTAACTCCCAAACTACATCAAGTGATTCTCCTTTCAGTAATACGCTTGCTAATACAACAAAATCTGCCTTTGGTGCTAGTACAAGCCCATTTAGTAATACACaatcaaataatcaaatttCTGCGTTTGGCTCTAATCAAATCAATAATTCGGGATCATCTTTCGGTTCACAGAATGTCGCATCAGCTTCTCAATCTAACAAtgtatcatcatcatttggAGGTGTTCAACCTAGTCCATTCACTGCCGCAGAACCAACAATGACAAATTTTGGTGCTGCGACATTTGGTTCCAAACAAGTTGAACAACAATCAACTGTTGGGAATGCATTGGGCTTCGGAAATATGTCATTAGCTAATGTAGGCGCATCCACATTTTATCAAGGTGTTCCACCCAAAATAGATGAACAAACTGATTCCAACGATATTCCACGAGAGataatagatatttttaagaGCGAAAAATTCAACTTGGGTTTTGTTCCTGACATTCCTCCTTCAACTGCTCTGTTAGCCTAA
- the MAP1 gene encoding methionine aminopeptidase MAP1 (similar to Saccharomyces cerevisiae MAP1 (YLR244C); ancestral locus Anc_8.392) yields the protein MSATADTLVEEKIHCAGLQCGKETNSSLKCPICLKQNITSIFCNESCYKNNYKAHKALHEKEEGSGDAYDPFPKFKYTGKVRAQYPLTPKRYVPEEIEKPDWAANGLPVSEQRNDRLNKIPVYTKEEIKKIRKAAVLGREVLDIAAAAVKPGVTTDEIDEIVHRETIKRNAYPSPLNYYNFPKSVCTSVNEIICHGIPDKTVLKEGDIVNIDVSLYHDGFHADLNETYYVGEKISKEALNTVETSRECLKQAIKYCKPGNTFQELGDHIEKHANENKCSVVRTYCGHGVGKFFHCSPNIPHYGKNRTPGVMKPGMVFTIEPMINEGTWRDVTWPDDWTSTTQDGKLSAQFEHMILITQNGSELLTARYKKSPGGPRQRIK from the coding sequence ATGTCTGCTACTGCCGATACTCTAGTCGAAGAAAAGATTCATTGTGCTGGTTTACAATGTGGTAAAGAAACCAATTCATCGTTGAAATGTCCCATCTGTTTGAAACAGAATATCACTTCTATTTTCTGTAACGAATCATGCTACAAGAACAATTACAAGGCTCATAAGGCCTTAcatgaaaaagaagaaggcTCTGGTGACGCTTATGATCCATTTCCAAAGTTTAAGTACACTGGGAAAGTTAGAGCTCAATATCCTCTAACTCCCAAGAGATATGTTccagaagaaattgaaaagcCAGATTGGGCAGCAAATGGTTTACCAGTATCGGAACAAAGAAACGATAGATTAAATAAGATCCCAGTCTACactaaagaagaaattaaaaagattaGAAAAGCTGCTGTATTGGGTAGAGAAGTATTGGATATcgctgctgctgctgtcAAGCCAGGTGTTACCACagatgaaattgatgaaattgtCCATAGAGAAACCATCAAGAGAAATGCTTATCCTTCacctttaaattattataatttccCTAAATCCGTCTGTACTTCtgttaatgaaattatttgtCATGGTATTCCAGATAAGACAGTTTTAAAAGAAGGGGATATTGTTAATATCGATGTTTCTTTATATCACGATGGGTTCCATGCtgatttaaatgaaacCTATTATGTTGgtgaaaaaatttccaaagaAGCTCTGAATACAGTCGAAACTTCAAGGGAATGTTTAAAGCAAGctattaaatattgtaaaCCAGGTAATACATTCCAAGAGTTAGGTGATCACATTGAAAAACAtgctaatgaaaataaatgttCTGTCGTAAGAACTTATTGTGGTCATGGTGTGGGGAAATTCTTCCATTGTTCGCCAAATATTCCACATTATGGTAAAAATAGAACTCCAGGTGTTATGAAGCCTGGTATGGTTTTCACAATAGAGCCAATGATTAATGAAGGTACATGGAGAGATGTCACTTGGCCAGATGATTGGACTTCAACAACTCAAGATGGTAAGTTAAGTGCTCAATTCGAACATATGATTTTAATTACTCAAAATGGTTCAGAACTATTAACCGCAAGATATAAGAAATCTCCAGGGGGTCCAAGacaaagaattaaataa
- the ERF2 gene encoding palmitoyltransferase ERF2 (similar to Saccharomyces cerevisiae ERF2 (YLR246W); ancestral locus Anc_8.389) yields the protein MYTKSRSLCNDLNYKTQGNFTGREESLTMNNSKISLWKRIYLWIITFEGGNEYEEDTTKNYHSIPLRTNYMFFLGGRFRTVKRSRHYSIIVFAIMVVPGVLFSVFECSNLWHTHHGYKALVFFFYYFWAMCIFFFIKVSTNDAGVLPRNIHIGKIMENNNKETIIIPDEYTNTIRLPVANKNHSIELKYCSTCHIWRPPRASHCSICQACIDVHDHHCIWINNCVGNRNYRYFIIFLVGAILSSIFIIINCSIHVARIRRASNAPVAILLIVYGCLTIIYPGILLGYHIALTGTGQTTREFLHTLHGIKNPMLSRVTRARDNAFDSGSFFHNMIFLMAQRQAPSFLPSRGTHSRDDWRFR from the coding sequence ATGTATACAAAATCTCGGTCGTTGTGTAATGATCTGAATTATAAAACACAAGGGAATTTTACAGGCCGTGAAGAAAGCCTTACAATGaataattccaaaatatctttatgGAAACGAATTTATCTTTGGATCATCACATTTGAAGGTGGCAATGAATATGAAGAAGACACAACCAAGAATTATCATAGTATACCATTACGAACCAATTACATGTTTTTCCTAGGAGGTCGGTTCCGTACAGTGAAACGATCTCGTCATTACTCGATCATCGTGTTTGCAATAATGGTTGTGCCTGgtgtattattttctgtATTCGAATGCAGTAATTTATGGCATACACATCATGGATATAAGGCTCtagtgtttttcttttattatttctggGCCAtgtgtatttttttcttcattaaagTGTCTACTAATGATGCCGGAGTTTTACCGCGTAATATCCATATAGGTAAGATCATggaaaataacaataaagaGACCATAATAATACCTGATGAATATACAAATACGATCCGTTTACCCGTGGCTAACAAAAACCATAgtattgaattgaaatattgtTCCACTTGCCACATATGGCGACCACCTAGAGCATCTCATTGTTCCATCTGCCAAGCATGCATCGATGTTCATGATCATCATTGTATATGGATCAACAATTGCGTAGGGAATCGAAATTATCGATATTTCATCATATTCCTTGTAGGAGCCATCCTATCAAgtatatttatcattatcaattgtAGTATCCATGTAGCAAGAATCCGAAGAGCCTCTAACGCACCTGTTGCCATCTTATTAATAGTTTACGGATGTCTAACCATAATATACCCTGGTATACTTTTAGGCTATCATATTGCTCTCACAGGAACAGGGCAAACAACACGTGAGTTCCTCCATACTTTACATGGCATTAAGAACCCGATGCTGTCACGTGTCACCAGGGCACGTGACAACGCGTTTGATTCTGGATCCTTTTTCCATAATATGATTTTCTTAATGGCTCAACGCCAAGCACCAAGTTTCTTACCGTCCCGCGGAACACATTCACGGGACGACTGGCGATTCCGATAA
- the TBLA0H00930 gene encoding PRELI/slowmo family protein (similar to Saccharomyces cerevisiae YDR185C and YLR168C; ancestral locus Anc_8.388), producing MKLFTNTCTFDYKWEDVTAANWKKYPNDVSTHVIAVDVLKRELVNNGTKLITERLITCQQNVPGWIMRLLNCKNISYVREVSTVDLVQRELTLRSCNLTYSDYMKVYEVVKYTPHPNHTNEITVFEQEAKITAFGRISKLCSKLEDWSVQRYNDNAKKGKIGFDSVLKIFKEQLEDSKRQVDGLVKVVDDLQYSDILSANSSVFKKEFENLKNSSNN from the coding sequence ATGAAGCTATTTACTAATACATGCACATTCGATTATAAGTGGGAAGATGTCACTGCAGCAAACTGGAAAAAATATCCAAACGATGTTTCGACACATGTCATTGCTGTAGATGTTCTTAAAAGAGAGCTGGTTAATAACGGGACCAAGTTGATTACAGAAAGGTTAATTACATGTCAGCAGAACGTTCCAGGCTGGATTATGAGACTATTGAActgtaaaaatattagttACGTGAGAGAAGTTTCCACAGTAGATCTGGTTCAAAGAGAATTGACATTGAGAAGTTGTAATCTTACATACTCTGATTATATGAAAGTTTATGAAGTAGTAAAGTATACACCACATCCAAACCATACAAATGAGATCACAGTTTTCGAACAAGAGGCTAAAATCACTGCCTTTGGTAGGATCTCTAAACTATGCAGTAAACTCGAAGATTGGTCGGTACAAAGATACAACGATAATGCTAAGAAGGGCAAGATCGGGTTTGACTCCGTGTTGAAGATTTTTAAAGAACAGCTAGAAGATTCTAAGAGACAAGTCGATGGTCTAGTGAAAGTAGTGGACGATTTACAATATTCAGATATCTTATCTGCAAACTCTTCTGTTTTCAagaaagaatttgaaaacttgaaaaattcatcgaacaattaa
- the CCT6 gene encoding chaperonin-containing T-complex subunit CCT6 (similar to Saccharomyces cerevisiae CCT6 (YDR188W); ancestral locus Anc_8.393): MSLQLLNPKAESLRRDAALKVNITSAEGLQSVLETNLGPKGTLKMLVDGAGNIKLTKDGKVLLTEMQIQSPTAVMIARAAAAQDEITGDGTTTVVCLVGEMLRQAYRYIQEGVHPRIITDGFEIARRETLKFLDEYKIQKELDREFLLQVARSSLATKVNPEITEVLTPIVTDAVLSVQNKDTKNLDLYMVEIMQMQHLSPKDTVFVKGLVLDHGGRHPDMPSRVENAHVLILNVSLEYEKTEVNSGFFYSTADQRDKLAASERKFVDEKLKKIIDLKNEVCGLDSNQGFVIINQKGIDPMSLDILAKHNILALRRAKRRNMERLQLVTGGEAQNSVDDLSPSILGFAGLVYQENIGEEKFTYVTEPKDPKSCTILIKGSTHHALAQTKDAVRDGLRAVANVLKDQYVIPGAGAFFIAASEHLKKANMVKLGAKGKTKTGIDAFAEALLVIPKTLVKNSGYDALDVLALCQDELLDAEDSEERRFVGVDLKMGDSCDPTIEGIWDSYRVIRNAISGANGIASNLLLCDELLRAGRSTLKEGPPQ, from the coding sequence atgtcaTTACAATTGTTGAATCCTAAAGCAGAATCTTTAAGAAGAGATGCTGCCTTAAAAGTTAATATCACATCCGCAGAAGGTTTGCAATCAGTGTTAGAAACTAACTTAGGTCCAAAGGGTACTTTGAAAATGTTAGTTGACGGTGCAGGTAACATAAAATTGACTAAAGATGGTAAAGTTCTTTTAACTGAAATGCAAATTCAATCTCCAACTGCAGTTATGATTGCTCGTGCTGCTGCAGCTCAAGATGAAATTACAGGTGATGGGACTACCACCGTTGTATGTTTAGTAGGGGAAATGCTAAGACAAGCTTATAGATATATTCAAGAGGGTGTTCATCCAAGAATAATCACTGATGGGTTTGAAATCGCAAGAAGAGAAactttgaaatttttagaCGAATATAAGattcaaaaagaattagatcGTGAGTTTTTATTACAAGTAGCTAGATCTTCTCTAGCAACTAAAGTAAACCCAGAAATTACTGAAGTTTTAACTCCGATAGTGACTGATGCAGTCTTAAGTGttcaaaataaagatacaAAGAATTTAGATCTATATATGGTAGAAATTATGCAAATGCAACATCTATCTCCAAAGGATACAGTATTTGTAAAAGGTTTAGTATTAGATCATGGTGGCAGACACCCTGATATGCCATCAAGAGTAGAAAATGCGCATgtattgattttaaatgtttctttagaatatgaaaaaacTGAAGTCAATTCTGGTTTCTTCTATAGTACAGCTGATCAAAGAGATAAATTAGCTGCTAGTGAAAGAAAATTTGTCGATGAAAAACTAAAGAAAAtcattgatttaaaaaatgaagtaTGTGGCTTAGATTCAAATCAAGGgtttgttattattaatcaaaaGGGTATCGACCCAATGTCACTAGATATTTTGGCAAAGCATAATATTTTAGCCTTAAGAAGAGCTAAGAGACGTAATATGGAAAGATTACAGCTGGTTACCGGTGGTGAAGCTCAAAATTCTGTAGATGATTTATCTCCCTCCATTTTAGGTTTCGCTGGCTTAGTttatcaagaaaatattggtgaagaaaaattcacTTATGTCACGGAACCAAAAGATCCAAAATCATGTACAATTTTGATTAAAGGCTCTACCCATCATGCATTAGCTCAAACTAAGGATGCTGTTAGAGATGGTTTAAGAGCAGTAGCTaatgttttaaaagatCAATATGTTATTCCAGGTGCAGGTGCCTTCTTTATTGCTGCATCTGAACATTTAAAGAAAGCAAATATGGTTAAATTAGGAGCCAAGGGTAAAACTAAAACAGGTATTGACGCGTTTGCCGAAGCTTTACTAGTTATTCCAAAGACCTTGGTAAAAAACTCTGGTTATGATGCATTGGATGTTCTGGCTTTATGTCAAGATGAATTACTTGATGCTGAAGATTCAGAAGAGCGTAGATTCGTTGGTGTAGATTTAAAGATGGGTGATTCTTGTGATCCAACAATTGAAGGTATCTGGGATTCTTATAGAGTGATTAGAAATGCAATTAGTGGTGCTAATGGTATCGCTagtaatttattattatgcgATGAATTACTAAGGGCCGGTAGATCCACTTTAAAAGAAGGTCCGCCACAATAG
- the RVB1 gene encoding RuvB family ATP-dependent DNA helicase pontin (similar to Saccharomyces cerevisiae RVB1 (YDR190C); ancestral locus Anc_8.395), giving the protein MVEITQIDEKNSNTTNGASRTAAHTHIKGLGLDEYGVAKKVEGGFVGQVEAREACGVIVDLIKSKKMSGRAILLAGGPSTGKTALALAISQELGPKVPFCPLVGSELYSVEVKKTETLMENFRRAIGLRIKETKEVYEGEVTELTPEDAENPLGGYGKTISHVIVGLKSAKGTKTLRLDPTIYESIQREKVSVGDVIYIESNTGAVKRVGRSDAFATEFDLETEEYVPLPKGEVHKKKEIVQDVTLHDLDIANAKPQGGQDVISMMGQLLKPKKTEITEKLRQEVNKVVAKYIDQGVAELVPGVLFIDEVNMLDIEIFTYLNKALESNIAPVVVLASNRGMTTVRGTEDVISPHGIPPDLIDRLLIVRTLPYTRDEIRTIIERRSKVENLSLEEIALDRLADLGSETSLRYVLQLMSPAGILAHATGRSDITISDIEEAKLLFLDVKRSTKILEDSSSYLK; this is encoded by the coding sequence ATGGTTGAAATAACACAGATTGATGagaaaaatagtaataccACTAACGGTGCTAGTAGAACAGCTGCTCATACACATATTAAAGGTTTAGGATTAGACGAATATGGTGTAGCTAAAAAGGTAGAAGGCGGTTTTGTAGGCCAAGTTGAAGCTCGTGAAGCTTGTGGTGTTATTGTGGATCTTATTAAATCGAAGAAAATGTCTGGCAGAGCTATTCTGCTCGCTGGTGGCCCATCTACTGGTAAAACAGCTTTAGCTCTAGCAATCTCTCAAGAATTAGGCCCCAAGGTCCCTTTCTGCCCATTGGTAGGTAGTGAACTATATTCTGTTGAAGTAAAAAAGACTGAAACTCTAATGGAAAATTTCAGAAGAGCAATCGGTCTAAGAATTAAGGAGACTAAAGAAGTATATGAGGGTGAAGTTACAGAATTAACTCCAGAAGATGCAGAAAACCCATTAGGTGGCTATGGTAAAACTATCTCTCATGTAATTGTAGGTCTAAAATCAGCAAAAGGTACAAAAACTTTAAGATTAGATCCTACTATATATGAAAGTATTCAACGTGAAAAAGTCAGTGTTGGAGATGTCATATATATTGAATCCAACACCGGTGCAGTTAAGAGAGTTGGTAGATCTGATGCATTTGCTACTGAATTCGACTTAGAAACTGAAGAATATGTTCCATTACCAAAGGGTGAAGTTcacaagaaaaaagaaatcgTACAAGATGTCACATTACATGATTTAGATATTGCTAATGCCAAACCTCAAGGTGGCCAAGATGTCATCTCCATGATGGGACAGTTACTAAAACCAAAGAAAACTGAAATTACTGAAAAACTAAGACAAGAAGTTAACAAAGTTGTTGCTAAATATATCGACCAAGGTGTTGCTGAATTAGTTCCTGGTGTTCTTTTCATTGATGAGGTTAATATGTTggatattgaaatttttacatACTTAAACAAAGCTTTAGAATCAAACATTGCCCCAGTTGTAGTTTTAGCATCCAATAGGGGTATGACAACCGTTCGTGGTACTGAGGATGTTATTTCTCCACATGGTATTCCTCCAGATTTAATTGAcagattattaattgtacGTACACTTCCATACACAAGAGATGAAATTCGTACTATTATTGAGCGTAGGTCAAAAGTTGAAAATCTATCATTAGAAGAAATCGCACTAGACCGCCTTGCTGACTTGGGCAGTGAAACATCTTTGCGTTATGTTTTACAGTTGATGTCACCTGCTGGTATTTTGGCACATGCCACTGGCCGCAGTGATATTACAATTAGTGACATAGAAGAAgccaaattattattcctAGACGTTAAGAGATCTACGAAAATCTTAGAGGACTCAAGTAGTTACTTGAAATAG
- the TBLA0H00910 gene encoding uncharacterized protein (similar to Saccharomyces cerevisiae YDR186C; ancestral locus Anc_8.390) has protein sequence MDFSKLTAPNSITIDKNQSSQIERKDDHDLFTQFIFQSDLVENSIQHRKYNISLYFDIPIIDQYHHIINKDDANKQIGTVYTLETIKESVFNNLADFRKKLAKSLFKYPNIPHYCSIKFFSSGSLGYVKTIKFIIENWITTFTKHLNNGHLNLNIHIFVNPSSKIWLKKYLIIDFQNNHFINISFEDVSFIESNNYEVIAPYRDYCASIRERINSYKENVKNEHKNFQSYYTYDLKLIITTKDVADAIPYILSRNHSLSSASYYNLFNAIDEMNLMNNLKRPNHLSDISNESLYDDGFPKRIISNTNLHRYDSSNYSSSELLIIDIPLKFPWCIPKKHTEVINGFYKPKPNMYGNNNTTNTNNNNSTLPMREFPLASFTRKPNYMHMNEKIETDKCSPSTTLTDSESCNSSKYSMDFSSSSSLNIPIKHVSYKECVSESPILTNIDTKFDLCVWSSENVNDEINLKQEDGNTFKNSYEEIEKDLGYDSSFLQRQSTQRSLELFQYFISGCERDESIVVDSPLASPLTINPSQFITSSSSPFDRSQGTYLNYPTNLRLANCYNDSLKTTPSDGSIPRTPHILSSPNTTNINVTSNTISNTSSNTNSNANSNANSNTNSNANSNTSETKILSIPSSKTEHQISVS, from the coding sequence ATggatttttcaaaattaaccgcaccaaattcaattacaattgataaaaatcaATCATCCCAAATAGAAAGGAAAGATGACCATGATTTATTTACacaatttatatttcaaagtGACTTGGTGGAAAATAGCATACAACATCggaaatataatatttctctTTATTTCGATATACCAATAATTgatcaatatcatcatataatcaataaagatgatgcaaataaacaaatagGAACGGTATATACATTAGAAACAATTAAGGAATCtgtctttaataatttagctgactttagaaaaaaattagccaaatcattatttaaatatccTAATATTCCACATTATTGCTCTATTAAGTTTTTTTCATCAGGTTCATTAGGATATGttaaaactattaaatttataatcgAAAATTGGATAACTACTTTTACCaaacatttaaataatggacatttaaatttaaatattcatatctTTGTTAATCCAAGTTCAAAAATATggttaaagaaatatttaattattgatttCCAGAATAATCACTTCATTAATATATCGTTTGAAGATGTATCATTTattgaatcaaataattatgaAGTTATTGCACCATATAGAGACTACTGTGCTTCCATAAGAGAACGAATTAACTCTTACAAAGAAAATGTGAAGAATGAGCACAAGAATTTCCAAAGTTATTACACAtatgatttgaaattaatcatAACCACAAAAGATGTGGCTGATGCAATACCATATATCTTATCACGGAATCATTCTTTAAGTTCAGCatcatattataatttattcaatgctattgatgaaatgaatttaatgaataatttaaaacgACCAAATCATTTGAGTGatatttctaatgaaaGTCTATATGATGATGGATTCCccaaaagaattatttccAATACAAATCTTCATAGATATGATTCTAGCAATTATTCTAGTagtgaattattaattattgatattccATTAAAATTCCCCTGGTGTATTCCCAAAAAACATACTGAAGTTATTAATGGGTTTTATAAGCCAAAACCAAACATGTAtggcaataataatactactaatactaataacaataattcaACCTTGCCAATGCGTGAATTCCCTCTAGCATCATTTACACGTAAACCAAATTATATGCATATGAATGAGAAAATTGAAACTGATAAATGTTCCCCTTCCACCACATTAACTGATTCTGAGTCATGTAATTCATCTAAATATAGTATGGACTTTAGTAGTAGttcttcattaaatatACCAATTAAACATGTTTCATATAAGGAATGTGTGAGTGAATCACCAATTTTGACTAATATAGATActaaatttgatttatgTGTTTGGTCAAGTGAAAATGTTAATGACGagataaatttgaaacaaGAAGATGGAAAcacatttaaaaattcatatGAAGAGATTGAAAAAGATCTTGGATATGACTCATCATTTTTACAGAGACAATCCACTCAGCGCTCTCTTGAAttgtttcaatattttattagcGGCTGTGAAAGAGATGAATCAATTGTTGTAGATTCTCCACTTGCTTCACCACTTACAATCAATCCATCCCAATTTATCACCTCGTCATCATCACCATTTGACAGGAGCCAAGGAacatatttgaattatccTACTAATTTACGACTTGCCAATTGTTATAATGATAGCTTGAAGACTACACCTTCTGATGGTAGTATTCCCAGAACTCCTCATATTTTAAGTTCTCCAAACACCACCAATATCAATGTGACTTCTAatacaatttcaaatacaagttcaaatacaaattcaaatgcaaattcaaatgcAAATTCAAACACCAACTCAAATGCAAATTCTAACACAAGTGAAactaaaattttatcaatacCATCATCTAAAACTGAACATCAAATTAGTGTATCATGA